In Acidimicrobiales bacterium, the following are encoded in one genomic region:
- a CDS encoding TetR/AcrR family transcriptional regulator, with the protein MPSVARPDASGAGDPTPPAARSVGRRGQRTRQRLLESTAELLDTATYREVRVVDIARAAEMSPAAFYQYFGDVEEAVLALAEEMASTCGPELADLVRDRPWRGPSAWDSALGVADGFLGVWDRHRAVLRVVDLATDEGDRRFRDLRTRFLREPSEALVELLAHEDGDRPDPRAEAGVVISMLAHVAAHHEGLEQWGAPRDDLRRSMARVLYTTVTGRTPPAPDQAGPSSASVSS; encoded by the coding sequence GTGCCCAGCGTCGCCCGCCCCGATGCCTCCGGCGCCGGGGACCCCACCCCACCGGCGGCCCGGTCGGTCGGTCGTCGCGGGCAGCGCACCCGCCAACGCCTGTTGGAGAGCACGGCCGAACTCCTCGACACCGCGACCTACCGGGAGGTCCGGGTCGTCGACATCGCCCGCGCCGCCGAGATGTCGCCGGCCGCCTTCTACCAGTACTTCGGCGACGTCGAGGAAGCGGTGTTGGCCCTGGCCGAGGAGATGGCCTCGACGTGCGGGCCCGAGTTGGCCGACCTCGTCCGTGACCGGCCGTGGCGGGGTCCGTCGGCGTGGGACTCGGCGTTGGGGGTGGCCGACGGGTTCCTCGGGGTGTGGGACCGCCACCGGGCGGTGCTGCGGGTCGTCGACCTGGCCACCGACGAGGGGGACCGGCGGTTCCGTGACCTGCGCACGCGGTTCCTCCGCGAGCCCTCCGAGGCGCTGGTGGAGCTCCTCGCGCACGAGGACGGCGACCGACCCGACCCGCGAGCCGAGGCCGGGGTCGTGATCTCGATGCTCGCCCACGTGGCCGCCCACCACGAAGGCCTGGAGCAGTGGGGTGCCCCGCGGGACGACCTGCGACGTTCCATGGCCCGTGTCCTCTACACCACCGTCACCGGGCGGACGCCGCCCGCGCCGGATCAGGCCGGGCCGTCGTCCGCGTCGGTGTCGTCGTAG